A section of the Solidesulfovibrio fructosivorans JJ] genome encodes:
- a CDS encoding RHS repeat-associated core domain-containing protein — MSRRLLSLAVGLLLFISALSSPVLADTIVFSKTYKVGWPTIVIAHDAFSVDEAQEATCVVTKVDNGKKFKSGFLWFNDEPLLRNDDLKGDKRVYEIPVTLKKKNNIWIYWHGEKGASVSVEFRIKKQALPPTASLTVDPTIVTVGNSATLTWTTQYADTVTIDNGVGQVDANGSTTVTPTQPTTYTLTATNAVGETTAQATIKLRADVAAQPEGSFGAQYQDLIPWDTKLASYDSKRFSLVTGRVLSAAGTPLAGVTVSVLNHSEYGTTATGTDGTYTLPLESSGTMTVAYSMTGYLPAQRTVAVRWNDIAAVEDTALLVPDDKATAIVFNGNAGSVMTHESTPVTDDSGTRSVSLVFTGDNKAFEVDASGNTVRELTEIKVSATEFTTPQSMPAKLPPTSAFTWCADILVDGAQRVRFEKPVVVWLNNFIGFDVGAVVPVGYYDLDKAAWIPSENGVVVKLLDTDGDGIVDALDANGDGEPDDLDGDGSIHNEVDGLSDPTRYKPGDTYWRVSVSHFTPWDFNWPSASGSGDSGPNPAQQPGGDGDSDDDDCKTSSGSSVSNRMRFLHEDIPVSGTGLFLHYASDRVDGYKHVVTLPVTDGTYPAGLKTVTARMLVAGRSFSQIIAPGPSKTLEFVWDGLDYLGLPSNASYAYVEIGYIYDAYYYLPQSGSQQAFGQIGETATPFLARSSNTKWKSSIVKLNRSDFNYGGDVASGWTLSIHHRMNPQDLDILYKGDGTTIQNSGKNVHRVFMLNNGTSGPELDSTPHPIAVSSAGKLYVVDRKSRVFQSELDGTNPVLIAGGGTKQLSTTAQSALDVSITVVGPILPAPDGSLYIISSPRILKLDTDGMIRIVAGTWSSNYNGDGIPAVTANLNLPTGLALDSEGNLYIADRGNNRIRKIDKNGIITTFAGTGQGESYNCIPEGTQALNLNFSPRSLAFDNENRLVVTTWVGKVFRINASGTVESLVGCNTSGPYWPTPNLPLNKYSTFHSTDLKIDKDGNIYLVSSTSGCQNSIYKVDSCGILHAVAGRVTYETPDNAGFNFDIPASSWYIAASPNGDIYYTDNLNDPNVSRIIPGSFTVNDDNGQRYVMSETGRHLRTEDQETGKPIYEFGYDSDGNLISVTDQFGSAVTIQRGSGGTPTAIVSPDGQRTSLTVDGSKRLTQVAYQDGGSYGFTYDTAGLLLTETDPNGNNFNHAYDANGRVTTVSDPLGGLWTYSKTLQTDDTLYEETTAEGLVTSYEDQHLATGYYSTITDPNGGETSYFRSPDEKQIKKTTSCGWTFKLTYADDPRFFYPYEKGETKSTPSGLSRVTTSTVAYTADTDDTLQSILRTVTVNSKASTLRTDLTAATRTLTTPVGRTATVTYDPATLLTKSVAMTGLAATNFTYDGRGRITGQSAGTRSITTTYDSAGNVASVTDPRNLTTSFDYDAVGRRTAIHRPDNSVVRFTYDKMGNMTVLTTPANVPHDFEYNAVNRNSAYDTPLSGSYVYSYDRDRRLTKISFPSGKSITRAYQDAQLASVTMPEGTVNYTYEPCGSTVKSLSFGTEGITYGHDGPLVTSVAQSGTLAQTISYAYNSDFKAKSLTYAGSANAYTYDNDNLLTGSGGYTIARDSQNGLATSVSGNGLTESRTFNEYGEPDAWTVTVSSQEVANYALTRDAAGNIATRTETVAGESHEYAYAYDNVGRLTQVTKDGAVVENYTFDGPGTGRTSETNTLRGLTNRTYAYDDEDHLTSAGDASFTYDKDGFLTGKTVGSQTTGYTYSSRGELLRVDLPDGTVVEYVHDPLGRRIAKKVDGTVTEKYLWQGRTRLLAVYNGSGSLKQRFEYADARLPVAMTVGSTRYFLVYDQVGSLRAVTDASGSVVKTVEYDSFGNVIADSDEALAVPFGFAGGLFDTDTGLTRFGFRDYDADVGRWTAKDPILFEGGDTDLYGYVVNDPVNGVDPDGRLLNYLVKKLFKQIGKKIGDKLAGGDTDEWPEQYEKEQLQKYLDDDSNKDPNSGQKDPANSGDGDGDDAGKDKNGGGNSCPDK, encoded by the coding sequence ATGTCGCGCCGTTTGTTGAGTCTTGCTGTTGGCCTACTCTTGTTCATTTCCGCGCTTTCCTCCCCAGTTCTGGCCGATACGATCGTATTTAGCAAAACCTACAAGGTCGGCTGGCCGACCATTGTCATTGCGCACGATGCCTTTTCCGTGGACGAAGCGCAGGAGGCGACGTGTGTTGTCACCAAGGTCGACAACGGCAAAAAGTTCAAGAGCGGCTTCCTCTGGTTTAACGACGAACCTCTGCTGCGCAACGATGATCTCAAAGGCGATAAAAGGGTTTACGAGATCCCGGTAACACTTAAGAAAAAAAATAATATCTGGATTTACTGGCATGGTGAAAAGGGGGCATCCGTTAGCGTCGAATTTCGTATTAAAAAGCAAGCCCTCCCTCCAACCGCGTCTCTCACCGTAGATCCCACGATAGTGACCGTTGGAAATTCCGCCACGTTGACCTGGACGACCCAATATGCTGATACCGTCACCATCGATAACGGTGTCGGCCAAGTCGACGCCAACGGCAGTACGACAGTCACGCCGACACAACCAACAACCTACACGCTGACCGCCACCAACGCGGTGGGTGAAACCACAGCCCAGGCCACCATCAAATTGCGAGCCGATGTCGCGGCCCAGCCGGAAGGCAGTTTCGGAGCGCAGTACCAGGACCTCATCCCCTGGGACACGAAACTCGCGTCCTACGACAGCAAACGCTTTTCCCTTGTGACGGGTCGCGTGCTCTCCGCTGCCGGCACGCCACTTGCCGGCGTGACAGTCTCGGTGCTCAATCATTCCGAATACGGCACCACGGCGACGGGTACGGACGGGACGTATACGCTGCCCTTGGAATCCAGCGGGACCATGACCGTCGCATATTCCATGACCGGTTACCTGCCGGCCCAGCGCACCGTCGCCGTTCGCTGGAATGATATTGCCGCAGTAGAGGATACCGCACTCCTTGTCCCGGATGACAAGGCGACGGCCATCGTCTTCAACGGCAACGCTGGTTCCGTCATGACGCATGAGAGCACACCCGTGACGGACGATTCCGGCACGCGTTCGGTGTCTCTGGTCTTTACCGGCGACAACAAGGCTTTCGAGGTGGATGCCTCGGGTAATACCGTGCGGGAGCTGACTGAAATCAAGGTCAGCGCCACGGAGTTTACCACGCCGCAGTCCATGCCGGCCAAGCTGCCGCCGACTTCGGCCTTCACCTGGTGCGCTGACATTCTAGTTGATGGCGCACAGCGAGTACGCTTCGAGAAGCCAGTAGTTGTATGGCTCAATAACTTTATTGGCTTCGATGTTGGAGCTGTCGTGCCAGTTGGGTATTATGATCTGGATAAAGCCGCATGGATACCTTCTGAAAACGGCGTTGTCGTAAAGTTACTTGATACTGATGGCGATGGAATTGTTGATGCTCTGGACGCTAATGGCGACGGAGAACCTGACGATCTTGATGGTGACGGCTCTATTCACAATGAAGTTGATGGCCTCTCTGATCCCACGCGTTACAAACCAGGAGATACGTATTGGCGAGTTAGTGTCTCGCATTTCACGCCTTGGGATTTCAACTGGCCTTCGGCTTCAGGTTCTGGTGACTCCGGCCCAAACCCTGCTCAACAACCTGGTGGTGATGGTGATTCAGATGATGATGATTGCAAGACATCTTCAGGTTCATCCGTTAGTAATAGGATGCGATTTCTGCATGAAGATATCCCCGTATCTGGGACAGGATTATTTTTGCATTACGCGAGTGATCGTGTCGACGGATATAAGCATGTTGTCACTCTCCCAGTGACCGATGGCACTTATCCTGCTGGGCTTAAAACTGTCACCGCGAGAATGCTTGTAGCCGGGCGATCTTTCTCCCAAATCATAGCGCCGGGACCAAGCAAAACCTTAGAATTTGTCTGGGATGGACTTGACTATTTGGGACTTCCGTCAAATGCTTCATATGCATATGTGGAAATTGGATATATATATGACGCATATTATTATTTGCCACAGAGCGGTTCGCAACAAGCCTTTGGGCAAATTGGAGAGACGGCAACCCCGTTTCTAGCTCGAAGCAGTAATACAAAATGGAAAAGTAGTATAGTTAAACTAAATCGATCAGATTTTAACTATGGGGGAGACGTTGCGAGCGGGTGGACACTATCTATCCATCATCGTATGAATCCACAGGATCTGGATATTTTATATAAAGGCGATGGGACAACAATTCAAAATTCTGGAAAGAATGTACATCGTGTTTTTATGCTAAACAACGGCACTTCAGGCCCGGAACTCGATTCAACACCACACCCAATCGCAGTATCCTCTGCGGGAAAACTTTATGTTGTCGATCGGAAGTCTCGTGTATTCCAATCAGAACTTGACGGGACAAATCCAGTATTAATCGCAGGCGGTGGAACAAAACAGTTAAGTACGACTGCGCAGTCAGCCCTGGATGTCTCGATTACTGTTGTTGGACCAATTCTCCCCGCTCCAGATGGGAGCCTATACATCATTAGCAGCCCTAGAATTCTCAAGTTAGATACCGACGGGATGATACGGATTGTCGCTGGAACCTGGTCATCCAATTATAACGGCGACGGAATTCCAGCCGTAACTGCCAATCTCAATCTACCAACAGGTCTTGCTCTCGACTCAGAAGGCAACCTTTATATTGCTGATCGAGGAAACAATCGCATCCGAAAAATAGATAAAAACGGAATAATAACAACATTTGCCGGAACTGGCCAAGGTGAGTCATATAATTGCATTCCTGAGGGTACTCAAGCCTTGAATCTCAATTTTTCACCTAGGAGTTTGGCTTTCGACAATGAAAATAGATTGGTTGTTACGACTTGGGTTGGAAAGGTTTTTCGAATTAATGCTTCTGGAACTGTGGAATCTCTTGTCGGATGCAATACAAGTGGTCCCTATTGGCCAACGCCAAATCTGCCCTTGAATAAGTATTCTACTTTTCATTCGACTGATTTGAAGATTGATAAAGACGGGAATATATATCTTGTTTCATCAACTAGTGGTTGTCAGAATTCTATATATAAAGTAGACTCGTGCGGAATACTGCATGCCGTTGCAGGTAGAGTTACTTATGAAACGCCAGATAATGCAGGATTTAATTTCGACATTCCTGCGTCGTCTTGGTATATTGCGGCATCTCCAAATGGAGATATCTATTACACTGACAACTTAAATGATCCAAATGTCAGCCGAATCATTCCTGGATCGTTTACAGTCAACGATGATAATGGGCAACGTTATGTTATGTCCGAGACTGGGCGGCATCTGCGCACGGAGGATCAGGAAACCGGCAAACCAATCTACGAATTTGGCTATGATTCAGATGGGAATTTAATTTCCGTCACAGATCAATTTGGCAGTGCCGTGACTATTCAGCGCGGAAGCGGGGGCACGCCCACGGCCATCGTTTCTCCGGATGGCCAGCGCACATCCTTGACCGTGGATGGATCCAAACGCCTCACTCAGGTTGCCTATCAAGATGGCGGCTCGTACGGATTTACTTACGACACGGCCGGCTTGCTCCTTACGGAGACCGATCCAAACGGCAATAATTTTAATCATGCGTATGATGCAAACGGTCGGGTGACCACAGTCAGCGATCCTTTGGGGGGGCTGTGGACTTACAGCAAAACGTTGCAGACAGACGACACCTTGTATGAGGAAACTACGGCCGAAGGATTGGTGACCTCCTACGAGGATCAGCATTTGGCTACCGGCTACTATTCCACCATCACCGACCCCAACGGCGGTGAAACCAGTTACTTCCGCTCCCCTGACGAAAAGCAAATCAAAAAAACGACCTCCTGCGGTTGGACCTTCAAGCTTACGTATGCCGACGACCCCCGCTTTTTCTATCCTTATGAGAAGGGCGAGACCAAAAGTACTCCCTCCGGGCTCTCCCGTGTCACCACATCCACAGTCGCCTATACTGCCGACACGGACGACACGTTGCAGTCCATCCTGCGCACGGTAACGGTCAACAGTAAGGCCAGTACCTTGCGCACCGACCTGACCGCCGCCACGCGCACGCTGACCACGCCTGTCGGCCGCACGGCCACTGTCACGTATGATCCAGCCACCTTGCTTACCAAATCCGTGGCCATGACCGGCCTTGCCGCCACGAATTTTACCTACGACGGTCGTGGTCGGATTACCGGTCAATCCGCCGGGACGCGTAGCATCACGACCACTTATGATTCCGCCGGCAACGTGGCCTCGGTCACCGATCCGCGCAACCTGACCACAAGCTTCGACTACGATGCCGTTGGCCGGCGTACGGCCATCCACCGGCCTGACAATTCGGTTGTGCGCTTTACGTACGACAAGATGGGCAACATGACCGTGCTGACCACGCCGGCCAACGTGCCCCACGATTTCGAATACAATGCCGTCAATCGCAATTCGGCCTATGACACGCCGCTGTCCGGCTCCTACGTTTACAGCTATGACCGCGACCGTCGGCTGACCAAAATCAGCTTTCCCTCGGGCAAGTCCATCACGCGTGCTTACCAGGATGCCCAGCTTGCCAGTGTGACCATGCCGGAAGGCACGGTCAACTATACGTATGAGCCGTGCGGCTCCACGGTGAAAAGCCTCTCGTTCGGCACGGAGGGCATCACCTATGGCCACGACGGGCCACTCGTCACCTCCGTGGCCCAGTCCGGCACTTTGGCGCAGACCATCAGCTATGCTTACAACAGCGATTTCAAGGCCAAGAGCCTGACCTACGCAGGCTCTGCCAATGCCTATACCTACGATAACGACAACCTACTCACCGGTTCCGGCGGCTACACCATTGCCCGCGACAGCCAGAACGGGCTTGCGACCTCGGTTTCCGGCAACGGCCTGACCGAGAGCCGGACGTTTAACGAATACGGCGAGCCGGACGCCTGGACGGTGACCGTGAGCAGCCAGGAGGTCGCCAATTACGCCCTGACCCGCGATGCGGCCGGCAACATCGCCACCCGCACCGAAACCGTGGCCGGCGAGAGCCACGAGTATGCCTACGCCTACGACAACGTGGGGCGCCTGACCCAGGTGACCAAGGACGGCGCCGTGGTGGAGAACTACACCTTCGACGGCCCGGGGACCGGTCGCACGTCCGAGACCAACACGCTGCGCGGCCTGACCAACCGGACCTACGCCTACGACGACGAAGACCATCTGACATCGGCCGGAGACGCGAGCTTCACCTACGACAAGGACGGATTCCTGACGGGGAAGACCGTGGGGAGCCAGACGACCGGGTACACGTATTCGAGCCGTGGGGAACTGCTGCGGGTGGACCTGCCTGACGGGACGGTGGTAGAGTACGTCCACGACCCGCTCGGCCGGCGCATCGCCAAGAAGGTGGACGGCACGGTTACCGAGAAGTATCTGTGGCAGGGCCGTACCCGGCTGCTGGCCGTCTATAACGGCTCCGGTTCTTTGAAACAACGTTTCGAGTACGCTGACGCCCGCCTGCCCGTGGCCATGACGGTTGGCAGCACGCGCTACTTCCTGGTCTACGACCAGGTCGGATCGCTACGGGCGGTGACGGACGCCTCGGGGAGCGTGGTCAAGACCGTCGAGTACGACAGCTTCGGCAATGTTATCGCCGACAGCGACGAGGCTCTTGCCGTCCCCTTTGGCTTCGCGGGCGGGCTCTTTGACACGGACACGGGACTGACGCGGTTTGGCTTCCGGGATTATGACGCCGATGTGGGACGGTGGACGGCCAAAGACCCGATCCTGTTCGAGGGTGGGGATACGGATCTGTATGGGTATGTTGTCAATGATCCGGTAAATGGAGTGGATCCAGATGGTCGATTACTTAACTATCTTGTGAAGAAGCTTTTTAAACAAATTGGGAAAAAGATTGGCGACAAGCTAGCTGGAGGAGATACTGATGAATGGCCAGAGCAATATGAAAAGGAACAATTGCAAAAGTATTTAGATGATGATAGCAACAAGGATCCAAACTCAGGTCAAAAAGATCCAGCAAACAGTGGCGATGGGGATGGTGATGATGCCGGCAAGGATAAGAATGGCGGGGGAAATTCTTGCCCTGATAAATAA
- a CDS encoding GspE/PulE family protein: MPLPDLVTLVGEENGLDIPEAKRSLETLSNQHHRGSLGRLLVEQKQVDETRLLDFFATRLGLEILPNIPDAWLDFRYVEPFPIAYLKRNLAVVIARQEGILETVVADPLHLEIIDDVRHLLGDVPVRPALATARTVLSAINRSYGKAEGRLDASLWDMADEMDLPFDSPNEDGISRDLLDETSAAPVIKLVNQIIFKAIRNNASDIHIEPGQHGFKVRYRLDGVLHPIEDVPKSLQAPVLSRLKVMARLNIAEKRLPQDGRIEIRLGEQHVDIRVSILPTALGERAVLRLLDKNATILGLGELGLSPEGLAEMENLVALSHGMILVTGPTGSGKTTSLYAAINHIHSPNRNILTIEDPVEYQLEGIGQMQVNTKIDLTFAAGLRAMVRQDPDVILVGEIRDAETARIAVQAAMTGHLVFSTLHTNDAATAVSRLLDLGIEPFLLTSACRVLMAQRLIRVLCPSCKREDVLSDEEMAGLRLEERPAPRVYRSVGCPECLHTGYKGRTAIYEMIKMTEGMQELIMETPDMRLIRQLAVTEGMIPLRDDGIRKVLLGLTTVEEVHRATALL; this comes from the coding sequence TTGCCTCTACCCGACCTCGTCACCCTCGTTGGCGAGGAAAACGGGCTTGATATACCTGAAGCAAAACGAAGCCTTGAAACTTTGAGTAATCAACACCATCGAGGCTCTTTAGGACGGCTGTTGGTAGAACAAAAGCAGGTGGACGAGACCCGCCTGCTCGATTTTTTCGCCACGCGCCTTGGATTGGAGATCCTGCCCAACATTCCTGACGCCTGGCTGGACTTCCGTTATGTTGAACCGTTTCCCATCGCCTACTTGAAAAGGAATTTGGCCGTGGTGATTGCGCGACAAGAGGGGATTTTGGAAACGGTGGTGGCCGATCCATTGCATCTTGAGATCATTGATGATGTGCGACATCTCCTGGGAGACGTTCCGGTCCGACCCGCTCTTGCGACGGCTCGAACCGTTCTTTCGGCCATAAACCGGTCCTATGGCAAGGCTGAAGGCCGGCTAGACGCTTCCTTGTGGGACATGGCCGACGAGATGGACCTACCCTTTGACAGCCCCAATGAGGATGGGATCAGCCGCGATCTCCTGGACGAGACAAGCGCCGCTCCGGTGATCAAGCTAGTCAACCAGATAATCTTCAAGGCGATAAGGAACAACGCCAGCGACATCCACATCGAACCCGGCCAACACGGCTTCAAGGTGCGCTATCGACTCGACGGGGTGCTCCATCCCATCGAGGATGTCCCTAAAAGTCTACAGGCCCCGGTCCTTTCCCGCTTGAAGGTCATGGCCCGTCTCAATATAGCCGAAAAACGTCTGCCTCAGGACGGCCGCATTGAGATTCGCCTGGGGGAACAGCACGTGGATATCCGCGTTTCCATCCTGCCCACCGCCCTGGGTGAACGGGCCGTGCTACGGCTGCTGGACAAAAATGCCACTATCCTGGGCTTGGGCGAGCTCGGCCTTTCGCCCGAGGGGTTGGCGGAGATGGAGAACTTGGTGGCACTTTCCCACGGCATGATCCTGGTCACCGGTCCCACGGGCAGCGGCAAGACCACCAGCCTGTATGCCGCCATCAACCATATCCATTCGCCAAACAGGAACATCCTCACCATCGAGGATCCCGTGGAATATCAGCTTGAGGGCATCGGTCAGATGCAGGTCAATACCAAGATCGACCTGACTTTTGCCGCCGGTCTGCGGGCGATGGTCCGCCAGGACCCAGATGTCATCCTGGTGGGAGAAATTCGGGACGCCGAGACTGCCCGCATCGCCGTCCAGGCGGCTATGACAGGCCACCTAGTCTTTTCCACTCTGCATACCAACGATGCGGCCACGGCTGTCAGCCGCCTCCTTGATCTCGGCATTGAACCTTTCCTGCTCACCTCCGCCTGCCGAGTGCTCATGGCCCAGCGCCTGATTCGGGTCCTATGCCCGTCCTGCAAACGCGAAGATGTCCTGTCCGACGAGGAAATGGCCGGCTTGCGCCTAGAGGAGCGCCCTGCGCCTCGTGTCTACCGGTCTGTGGGGTGCCCGGAGTGCCTGCATACCGGTTACAAGGGGCGAACCGCCATTTATGAGATGATCAAGATGACCGAGGGGATGCAGGAGCTGATTATGGAAACGCCTGACATGCGTCTTATCCGACAACTGGCCGTGACCGAAGGCATGATCCCCCTGCGTGATGACGGTATCCGCAAGGTCCTGCTCGGGCTTACGACTGTCGAGGAAGTGCATCGGGCCACAGCCCTTTTGTAG
- the gspD gene encoding type II secretion system secretin GspD, producing MPRVMRLLSLVMLAVGSIVLACTSTLAAGSDANKTASQHPSSVSAKSPLSGDLTMDFEGMDIRSFARFISDLTGKNIIVADDVKGDITLISPKKLTPKEAYEVFQSILEVNGATIVPGKNALKVVMAKQGKTMGLETRPESGQSGDEHRLVTRIIPLTNADVTDVVTILTPMVSPNGLVSGYGPSNTIFLTDYGANIERLLQIIKGLDVEQAKLMVFTLKNAGAKKLAERLSEFWSTQSQKKGGAKRIPGVFADERTNTLVVMADPTQIQQVRELVQQLDQPTLKANGNYRVYNLKNAEAEELAKELGELVNATKTGGTTKKELNAEGVRIIADKGTNTLVVMAPSEEFPLFDEIIAQLDRPRRGVFVEALIMEVSTDKSVTFGVNWVAGGRVNAVGDNKKGGLVYGGFESSSTSVGTQNSLTLPGGLSVGMLTFPVKIGDFVYSNIQALISDGKSNNTFNILSTPQLMTLDNEEASITVAENRPYLTATDSGQNKQDRTYQQFDYKDVGTKLKITPHIGQSDSIRLKILQEVSRVDKAETLDTGSLQPTTRKRATQTTVQVKDGQTIVISGLMGVSDQDSFSNVPGISDIPVLGWLFKHKSKTREKTNLYVFITPRIVQSPAQAAAIHQEKASALSHAIEASQVEEPRTEGVPVRSGAMPASEMSGNEGAHPVLKPLILLDPMFRDDAKVSGNP from the coding sequence ATGCCCAGAGTGATGAGGCTCTTGTCGCTTGTCATGCTGGCGGTGGGCTCGATTGTCCTTGCATGTACCTCGACCTTAGCTGCCGGCTCTGACGCCAATAAAACCGCCAGTCAACATCCTTCTTCCGTCTCGGCCAAGTCCCCGCTCAGCGGGGACTTGACCATGGATTTCGAAGGAATGGACATCAGAAGCTTTGCCCGGTTCATCAGCGACCTCACCGGGAAAAACATCATAGTCGCCGACGACGTCAAGGGCGACATCACCTTGATTTCCCCTAAGAAACTCACTCCAAAGGAGGCTTACGAGGTTTTCCAGTCAATCCTGGAGGTCAACGGCGCCACCATCGTCCCGGGTAAAAACGCACTGAAGGTCGTCATGGCCAAACAAGGAAAGACCATGGGGCTGGAAACCCGTCCCGAAAGCGGCCAATCCGGCGATGAACATCGTCTTGTCACTCGGATCATCCCTCTGACCAATGCCGATGTCACCGACGTGGTCACGATCCTGACCCCCATGGTCTCGCCCAATGGACTTGTCTCGGGCTACGGCCCAAGTAACACCATCTTTTTGACCGACTACGGCGCCAACATCGAACGTCTGCTACAGATCATCAAAGGTCTCGACGTCGAACAGGCAAAACTGATGGTGTTTACACTCAAAAACGCCGGAGCCAAAAAGCTGGCCGAGCGCTTGAGTGAGTTCTGGAGTACACAATCCCAGAAAAAAGGCGGGGCCAAGCGGATACCTGGCGTCTTTGCCGACGAACGCACCAACACTCTAGTCGTTATGGCCGACCCGACCCAGATTCAGCAGGTTCGGGAACTTGTCCAACAACTTGATCAGCCCACCCTTAAGGCTAATGGCAATTACCGGGTCTATAACTTGAAAAACGCCGAGGCTGAGGAACTGGCCAAGGAGCTTGGGGAATTGGTGAACGCAACCAAGACCGGAGGGACTACCAAAAAGGAGCTGAACGCCGAAGGAGTTAGAATCATCGCCGACAAGGGCACCAATACTCTGGTGGTCATGGCCCCGTCTGAAGAATTCCCTTTGTTCGACGAGATCATCGCCCAGCTGGATCGTCCCAGGCGGGGTGTGTTCGTGGAAGCCCTCATCATGGAGGTGTCCACGGACAAAAGCGTGACCTTTGGCGTCAACTGGGTCGCGGGGGGGCGAGTGAACGCCGTCGGCGACAACAAAAAGGGTGGGCTTGTCTACGGCGGCTTCGAATCCAGCAGCACCTCGGTCGGCACCCAAAACAGCTTAACGTTACCTGGAGGCTTGTCTGTGGGGATGCTCACCTTCCCCGTAAAAATTGGCGATTTCGTTTACTCCAACATTCAGGCCCTCATCTCCGATGGCAAGAGCAACAACACGTTTAATATCCTCTCCACGCCCCAGTTAATGACCTTGGACAACGAGGAGGCATCCATCACCGTGGCCGAGAACCGGCCCTACTTGACCGCAACTGATTCAGGACAAAACAAGCAGGATCGCACCTATCAGCAGTTCGACTACAAGGACGTTGGCACCAAGCTCAAGATTACACCGCACATCGGGCAGTCCGACTCAATCCGACTCAAGATTCTTCAGGAAGTCAGCCGGGTGGATAAAGCCGAAACCCTGGATACCGGTTCCCTCCAGCCCACCACCCGCAAACGGGCCACCCAGACCACGGTGCAGGTGAAAGACGGCCAGACCATTGTCATCTCCGGGCTCATGGGGGTTAGCGACCAAGACTCTTTCTCCAATGTCCCGGGTATCAGCGACATCCCGGTCCTGGGCTGGCTGTTCAAGCACAAGAGCAAAACCAGGGAGAAGACCAACCTCTACGTGTTCATCACCCCTCGGATTGTTCAATCGCCGGCTCAAGCTGCAGCTATTCACCAGGAAAAGGCCTCTGCCTTGTCCCATGCCATAGAGGCATCCCAGGTGGAGGAGCCTAGGACCGAGGGTGTGCCCGTGAGGTCAGGAGCAATGCCGGCGAGCGAAATGTCAGGTAATGAAGGGGCTCACCCTGTGCTCAAGCCACTTATCCTCCTTGACCCGATGTTCCGGGATGATGCCAAGGTGTCGGGAAATCCATGA
- a CDS encoding IS256 family transposase, whose product MLINRDELARKVLEGEITSLDDLNSVLRSMIKDVVETAMGAEMTGFLGYDRYQTPDSGPGNRRNGYSQKELASKVGPIVIDVPRDRKSEFAPAIVKKRHKDIGGFEELILSMYAKGMSTRDIQHHVKEIYNHDISPETVSRITDAVIDKAKEWQNRPLEPIYAIVFMDALFLKLRVDGRVKNVAAYLMVGIDLEGKKECLGIWLGQSESAKYWLNVLNEFKNRGVNDVLIFAVDGLTGFPEAIRAVYPQAEIQRCLVHQVRNSLAQMAWKDRKEVASSLRSIYTAPTEEAGLMALAEFEETWGRKYPHVVLSWKRHWPELATFFNYPEAVRRLIYTTNPIESLNSRVRKTVRGKSVFPTEIALFKALYLAVAEAEKRWTMKTRNWPEIMAQLSIFFQERLKDYLC is encoded by the coding sequence GTGCTGATCAACCGTGACGAACTGGCCAGGAAGGTGCTCGAGGGAGAGATCACCAGCCTGGACGACCTCAATTCCGTTCTCCGTTCGATGATCAAGGACGTGGTCGAAACGGCCATGGGAGCCGAGATGACCGGCTTCCTCGGTTACGACCGCTACCAAACTCCGGACAGCGGTCCTGGTAACCGACGCAACGGCTACAGCCAGAAAGAGCTTGCCTCGAAGGTCGGCCCCATCGTCATCGATGTGCCCCGGGACCGAAAATCCGAGTTTGCGCCAGCCATCGTTAAGAAGCGCCATAAGGACATTGGCGGCTTCGAGGAACTCATTCTTTCCATGTATGCCAAGGGGATGAGCACCCGCGATATCCAGCACCACGTCAAGGAAATCTACAACCACGACATCTCACCCGAGACGGTCAGCCGCATTACTGACGCCGTCATCGACAAGGCCAAGGAATGGCAGAATCGGCCACTGGAGCCGATTTACGCTATCGTGTTCATGGACGCGCTGTTCCTTAAGCTCCGGGTGGATGGCCGGGTCAAAAACGTGGCTGCGTACCTCATGGTCGGTATCGACCTGGAGGGAAAAAAGGAGTGTCTGGGCATTTGGCTTGGGCAGAGTGAATCAGCCAAGTATTGGCTCAACGTGCTCAATGAGTTCAAAAACCGGGGTGTAAACGACGTGCTGATTTTTGCCGTGGATGGCCTAACTGGCTTTCCCGAAGCCATCAGAGCCGTGTACCCCCAGGCTGAGATTCAGCGCTGCCTCGTTCACCAGGTCAGAAATTCGCTGGCGCAGATGGCCTGGAAGGATCGCAAGGAGGTTGCCAGCTCCCTGCGCTCGATCTACACCGCTCCAACAGAGGAAGCCGGTCTCATGGCCCTGGCCGAGTTCGAGGAAACCTGGGGGCGGAAGTACCCCCATGTCGTGCTGTCCTGGAAACGGCACTGGCCGGAACTGGCGACTTTCTTCAACTATCCCGAAGCGGTGCGGCGGCTGATTTATACCACCAACCCCATCGAGAGCCTCAACAGCCGGGTCAGAAAAACCGTGAGGGGGAAAAGCGTCTTCCCGACGGAGATCGCCCTGTTCAAGGCCCTGTATCTGGCGGTGGCCGAAGCCGAGAAGCGGTGGACGATGAAGACAAGGAACTGGCCAGAGATCATGGCCCAGCTTTCGATCTTCTTCCAGGAGAGGCTCAAAGACTATCTCTGCTGA